The sequence TGCGCGTCGACGTGCATGGAACGCTCGCCCGCCACTTCGTGCTGCCGAACCTGCCGTCCTTCCTCGAAACCTATCCCGATATCGAGCTGCAGATCACCGAGGGTGACCGGTTCGTCGATCTCATCCGCGAGGGGATCGACTGCGTGCTGCGCGTCGGCACGCTGCAGGACAGCGACATGATCGGCCGCCGCGTCGCGATGCTGGAGGAGGTGACGCTTGCTGCGCCCGCCTATGTCGAACGTTTCGGCATGCCCGCCCATCCGGAGAAGCTCGACGGGCATCGGATGATCGGCTTCCGCTCTTCCGCAACGGGCGGATTGCTGCCGCTGGAATTCCAGATCGATGGCACTGTGCGCGAGATTACCCTGCCGGCCACCATCTCCGTCAATGCGGCTGAGAGCTATTTCACGGCGGCCAAGCTCGGTCTTGGCCTGATCCAGGTCCCGCGCTACCACGCAGAGGAAGCCCTGCGATCGGGCGAGCTGCTGCATGTCCTTGAGGACTGTCCACCGACTCGAACGCCCGTCTCGATGCTCTATCCGCGCAGCCGCCAGCTTTCGCCGCGGGTCCGCGTCTTCATAGATTGGCTTGTGAAGGTTTTTGCCGGACAGAACGTGGCTGAAAGCCCGGTCGGATGAATATTCCGCGAAAGCGATCAAATAAATGAAATCGGCTCTTTGAATGCGCGACCGGCACGCC comes from Rhizobium tropici CIAT 899 and encodes:
- a CDS encoding LysR family transcriptional regulator; this encodes MDRFDAMRVFCRVVERRSFTLAAEDTGLPRSTVTDAIKQLESRLAIRLLQRTTRHVSPTLDGEAYYQRCLRILSDIEDAEGAFAGAKPKGVLRVDVHGTLARHFVLPNLPSFLETYPDIELQITEGDRFVDLIREGIDCVLRVGTLQDSDMIGRRVAMLEEVTLAAPAYVERFGMPAHPEKLDGHRMIGFRSSATGGLLPLEFQIDGTVREITLPATISVNAAESYFTAAKLGLGLIQVPRYHAEEALRSGELLHVLEDCPPTRTPVSMLYPRSRQLSPRVRVFIDWLVKVFAGQNVAESPVG